In the genome of Limnobaculum zhutongyuii, one region contains:
- a CDS encoding DUF1543 domain-containing protein encodes MFLYMFYLGGNAGKSNIEVHDVQFVAAAKPENAWPALRSAWFGDANKIHIDGYAKITWVDGYSVSLSLTPSGKDNRLYFVNVGGYHPSTLAELHAFDLFVARSDKEAKVKGLQHLLHGVAQQHKDNLKAVDDCLLLDKVGEYYIHLEPCSAGTHFSPEWQGYQPIG; translated from the coding sequence ATGTTTCTTTATATGTTTTATCTTGGTGGTAACGCAGGTAAGTCTAATATTGAAGTCCATGACGTTCAGTTTGTTGCCGCAGCGAAACCTGAAAACGCATGGCCGGCCTTACGTTCGGCCTGGTTTGGCGATGCGAATAAAATTCATATAGACGGTTATGCAAAAATCACCTGGGTTGATGGATACTCCGTATCGCTTTCGTTAACTCCCTCAGGAAAAGATAATCGGTTATATTTTGTTAATGTTGGCGGCTATCATCCTTCGACTCTGGCGGAACTCCATGCTTTCGATCTTTTTGTTGCCCGAAGCGATAAAGAAGCGAAAGTTAAGGGACTACAACATCTTCTACATGGTGTTGCGCAGCAGCATAAAGATAATTTAAAAGCAGTCGACGATTGCCTGCTGTTAGATAAAGTGGGGGAGTATTATATCCACCTTGAGCCTTGCTCAGCAGGAACCCACTTTAGCCCTGAATGGCAAGGTTATCAGCCTATTGGTTAA
- a CDS encoding DUF2623 family protein, with protein MSNFFGMGLIAGINSQEPYSSQHITRYCEDFRRGYVIGYTHSLMQLSGDSELVTRVAGSLTQKYGLNKETMMEIYTEFQQDSSVSSFISGYTAAA; from the coding sequence ATGAGTAATTTTTTTGGTATGGGATTAATCGCAGGTATCAATAGCCAGGAACCTTATAGTTCTCAACATATAACACGCTACTGTGAAGATTTTAGACGCGGTTATGTTATTGGTTATACCCATTCTTTAATGCAATTAAGTGGTGATAGCGAATTAGTCACCCGAGTAGCAGGAAGTTTGACTCAAAAATACGGCCTTAACAAAGAGACGATGATGGAAATTTATACTGAATTTCAGCAGGACTCTTCTGTTAGCTCGTTTATTTCTGGTTATACGGCTGCGGCTTAA
- a CDS encoding substrate-binding domain-containing protein, with amino-acid sequence MLKVLAAGSLRRVWIPLMAQFQAETGIASDTQFGPAGLLRQRIEAGETCDFFASASANHPAALISAGLALGSIPFASNRLCLSVARRVTTASDDWLSLLSNPKLRLATSTPGSDPSGDYAWQLFDNLEHYQSGLGESLKNRALCLVGGAGSPAVPQGEMAASWLIRSGQAEMFLGYASYASSLRQHADILVCDIPEEMNIVADYVSAICSEMGMALGAFLRTPTAMDILKQYGFGVGLSSGSDC; translated from the coding sequence ATGTTAAAAGTGCTGGCTGCGGGCAGTTTGCGTCGGGTATGGATTCCATTGATGGCGCAGTTTCAAGCTGAAACCGGTATAGCATCAGACACTCAATTTGGCCCCGCGGGATTGCTGCGCCAGCGAATTGAGGCAGGTGAAACCTGTGATTTCTTTGCTTCAGCCAGTGCGAATCATCCGGCTGCCTTAATCTCTGCCGGGCTTGCTTTGGGCAGCATACCTTTTGCCTCTAATCGTTTGTGCCTGAGTGTAGCACGGCGGGTTACTACAGCCAGTGATGACTGGTTATCACTATTGAGTAACCCGAAACTACGCCTGGCAACCTCTACGCCGGGCAGCGATCCTTCTGGTGATTATGCCTGGCAACTGTTTGATAATCTGGAACACTATCAATCTGGTTTAGGTGAAAGCCTCAAAAATCGGGCGCTATGTTTAGTCGGTGGAGCCGGGAGTCCGGCAGTTCCTCAGGGGGAGATGGCTGCCAGTTGGCTGATTCGCAGCGGGCAGGCCGAAATGTTTCTTGGTTATGCCAGCTACGCCTCAAGCTTGAGGCAGCATGCTGATATATTAGTGTGTGATATCCCTGAAGAGATGAATATAGTAGCAGATTACGTTTCTGCTATATGTAGTGAAATGGGAATGGCTCTTGGCGCATTTCTTCGTACGCCAACGGCAATGGATATTCTTAAACAGTATGGATTTGGTGTCGGACTCTCTTCGGGTTCAGATTGCTGA
- a CDS encoding ABC transporter substrate-binding protein, whose protein sequence is MTFLSRRLALASLTLLISFSAFADRQVTDQIGRTVTIPDRVDRVVVLQHQTLNLLVQMNATEKIVGILANWKQQLGSNYATLVPELNGKATLGDLTHVDAESLVALKPQVVFVTNYAPQEMIDKISALGIPVLAISLRHDNPGEQSKINPTMDDEEQAYNLGLREGIELIGNVINKPEEAKALADAAFAGRQMVTDRLKSLTEQQRVRAYMANPDLSTYGSGKYTGLMMNHAGAFNVAAATVKGFKQVALEQVIVWNPQVIFVQDRYPKVVDEITHDAKWQTIDAVKNHRVWLMPEYAKAWGYPMPEAIGLGELWMAKKLYPETFSDIDMRKEADRWYQRFYRTHYQGID, encoded by the coding sequence ATGACATTTTTATCTCGCCGTCTGGCGCTTGCCAGTTTGACTCTGCTTATCTCTTTTTCTGCTTTCGCCGATCGTCAGGTTACCGACCAGATTGGTCGTACGGTAACCATTCCTGATCGGGTTGACAGGGTAGTGGTTCTGCAACATCAAACGTTGAACCTGCTGGTGCAAATGAATGCTACTGAAAAAATTGTGGGCATTCTGGCCAACTGGAAACAGCAATTAGGCAGTAACTACGCCACTCTGGTTCCTGAACTAAACGGTAAAGCGACGCTGGGCGATTTAACCCATGTGGATGCAGAAAGTCTGGTGGCATTGAAGCCACAGGTAGTTTTTGTCACTAACTATGCTCCTCAGGAGATGATCGATAAGATCAGTGCATTGGGTATTCCAGTGCTGGCTATTTCATTGCGTCATGATAATCCGGGGGAACAGTCAAAAATCAACCCAACCATGGATGATGAAGAACAGGCTTATAATTTGGGCCTCAGGGAAGGGATTGAGTTGATTGGGAATGTCATCAATAAGCCCGAAGAAGCTAAAGCGCTGGCGGATGCTGCCTTTGCGGGTCGTCAAATGGTTACCGATCGTTTAAAATCACTGACCGAACAACAGCGCGTTCGGGCCTATATGGCGAATCCCGATCTGAGCACTTATGGTTCCGGCAAATATACCGGACTGATGATGAATCATGCGGGAGCATTCAATGTCGCGGCAGCCACAGTAAAAGGCTTTAAGCAGGTTGCATTGGAGCAGGTTATCGTCTGGAATCCCCAAGTGATTTTTGTTCAGGATCGTTACCCTAAAGTGGTGGATGAAATTACTCATGATGCGAAATGGCAAACTATCGATGCGGTTAAAAATCACCGCGTGTGGTTGATGCCAGAATATGCAAAAGCCTGGGGCTATCCAATGCCGGAAGCTATCGGCTTAGGTGAACTGTGGATGGCGAAAAAACTCTATCCTGAAACGTTCAGCGATATTGATATGCGTAAAGAAGCGGATCGCTGGTATCAGCGTTTCTATCGTACTCATTATCAGGGTATTGATTGA
- a CDS encoding DUF4405 domain-containing protein: MRKKYQCQVMLDVVMVSILLSLMGFHLWSEYVHEWLGAVFFLMVVLHVSWNIHWIQALFQGEYSTFRILQLSINVLLMLLFLSAAISGIMLSRHILPNFIMHNSSDLVRKIHMTSIHWGLVVIALHLGVHWKMLANFFCKIWHISPDSVLVRRILPALLGMVSGYGLYAFIHRGILPYLLLQVDFAFFDFEESKLLVYWDFFAIMMFGAYLTRYLIWLTIFRPQ; this comes from the coding sequence ATGAGAAAAAAATATCAGTGTCAGGTTATGTTGGATGTGGTCATGGTTTCAATTCTACTTTCATTAATGGGATTTCATCTATGGAGTGAATATGTCCACGAATGGCTTGGTGCGGTCTTTTTTTTAATGGTGGTATTGCATGTGAGTTGGAATATTCACTGGATACAAGCGCTATTTCAGGGAGAATACTCTACTTTTCGCATCCTGCAACTGTCGATAAATGTCCTTCTGATGCTATTGTTTTTGTCTGCGGCGATCAGTGGAATAATGCTTTCGCGACATATACTCCCCAATTTCATTATGCATAATTCATCCGATTTGGTCCGAAAGATACACATGACCAGTATACATTGGGGACTCGTCGTTATCGCTTTGCACCTCGGTGTTCACTGGAAAATGCTGGCTAATTTCTTCTGTAAAATCTGGCATATTTCACCTGACTCGGTATTGGTCAGACGTATTCTTCCTGCGCTTTTAGGTATGGTTTCCGGTTATGGTCTTTATGCTTTCATTCACCGAGGGATATTGCCTTATCTGCTACTGCAGGTCGATTTTGCCTTTTTTGACTTTGAAGAGTCAAAGCTTCTGGTTTACTGGGATTTTTTTGCCATCATGATGTTTGGGGCTTATCTGACCCGATATTTGATATGGCTGACAATATTCAGACCACAGTAA
- a CDS encoding flavodoxin: MKKIIILFLFVAFGSLNAMAEPISNHAQRTLIVYFSQPEEVKLEGVDGVSGASILQKNNQILGSTQYLAQVIQRHTGGELFRIETVIAYPTQHEPLLRYAEQELRDNRHPELKAKIDNLADYDRIFIGYSIWWYKMPMPVYSFLQQHDLSGKILIPFTSHGGSRFSDSLREIKRLQPDAQLITQGLAISREDVADESTVTRVSDWLNQLANVQQ, translated from the coding sequence ATGAAAAAAATCATCATTCTCTTTTTGTTCGTGGCCTTCGGTAGTTTGAATGCCATGGCGGAACCGATAAGTAATCACGCTCAAAGAACGTTAATTGTCTATTTCTCTCAGCCAGAAGAGGTGAAGTTAGAGGGTGTTGATGGTGTTTCCGGCGCCAGCATTTTACAAAAAAATAACCAGATATTGGGCAGTACACAATATCTCGCTCAGGTTATTCAACGCCATACCGGGGGCGAATTATTCCGAATTGAAACCGTTATCGCGTATCCAACACAGCACGAGCCATTACTACGCTACGCGGAACAAGAACTGCGAGATAACCGACACCCTGAATTGAAAGCTAAAATTGATAATCTTGCTGATTACGACAGGATTTTTATTGGCTACTCCATATGGTGGTACAAGATGCCAATGCCAGTGTATAGCTTTTTACAGCAGCACGATCTGAGTGGCAAAATCCTGATTCCTTTTACCTCACACGGTGGTAGCCGTTTCTCTGATTCTCTTCGTGAAATTAAGCGCCTGCAACCGGATGCTCAATTAATCACTCAGGGGCTGGCTATTTCCAGAGAAGATGTGGCAGATGAGAGCACCGTAACCAGAGTGAGTGACTGGTTGAATCAATTAGCTAACGTGCAGCAATAA
- a CDS encoding heavy metal response regulator transcription factor, whose amino-acid sequence MRLLLIEDEEKTSSYINRALSELGFTVDVAANGTDGLYLALEYDYDAIVLDVMLPGMDGYSVLEGLRARKQTPVLMLSARGSVDERVKGLRHGADDYLPKPFSLIELVARIQALLRRRPSDGADVTQLQIHDLHLDLLARRVSRAGNRLELTAKEFSLLSLLARHQGEILSKMMIAEQVWDMNFDSDANVVEVAVKRLRAKIDTPYPLKLLHTVRGMGYVLEIRPEHPTK is encoded by the coding sequence ATGCGATTACTTCTGATAGAGGATGAAGAAAAAACCTCTTCCTACATCAACCGGGCACTCAGCGAACTGGGATTTACCGTAGACGTAGCCGCTAACGGGACAGACGGATTATATCTGGCGCTCGAATATGACTACGATGCCATTGTGTTAGATGTGATGTTGCCAGGTATGGATGGTTACAGCGTTCTGGAGGGATTACGTGCCCGTAAGCAAACTCCGGTATTAATGCTATCTGCTCGTGGTTCGGTGGATGAACGCGTCAAGGGATTACGTCATGGCGCAGATGATTATCTGCCCAAACCCTTCTCACTGATTGAGTTAGTTGCACGTATTCAAGCCTTGCTAAGACGCCGTCCCAGTGATGGGGCCGATGTCACTCAACTACAAATTCATGATTTACATCTCGACCTGTTGGCCCGACGCGTTAGCCGGGCAGGAAATCGACTGGAATTAACCGCTAAAGAGTTTTCTCTGTTAAGTCTTCTGGCCCGGCATCAGGGAGAAATACTGTCAAAAATGATGATTGCTGAACAGGTTTGGGATATGAATTTTGACAGTGATGCCAATGTGGTCGAGGTGGCGGTTAAACGTTTAAGAGCCAAAATAGATACGCCTTATCCGCTGAAATTACTGCATACCGTACGTGGTATGGGGTACGTTCTGGAGATCAGGCCTGAGCACCCGACAAAATAG
- a CDS encoding heavy metal sensor histidine kinase: MMKRSISGRLALMFTLASILIVSASGLLLRNSLHDSLQRQMHNELLFRHSLMEPWIQARTTLDGWQTLSTKFADLSAAEGGRVQYWVLSDDARFQVGGPTPVGVNLASLDNGFSKVAGATEEACSLFLLITEIPAAGERPSLRYVVTIDSTPYMGTLNEFTRTLILITAFGVFLVALLGYAIARIGMRPVNHLSEQAHQLAPGTPGQRLDTATLPDELQKLATTFNGVLKRQEVAWQQLESFNADVAHELRTPLTNLIGQTQLSLSRKREVYQLEELLESNLEELERMTSIVNDMLFLSHAQAGEHATQLTNVSLREEAIKTTEYVEPSFAEKNLTIQIEGDVIAHIDKRLFHRSLANLLENSARHAFPNTNVKITISQKDGFAAVAVTNIGDAIASEHLTRLFERFYRVDLSRTSSSTHHGLGLSIVRAVALMHQGDVFAHSHDGVNTFGLTLAINLS; encoded by the coding sequence ATGATGAAACGTTCTATTTCTGGCCGACTGGCATTGATGTTTACTTTAGCTTCTATTCTGATTGTCTCCGCATCTGGCCTGCTGTTAAGAAACTCCCTGCATGATTCACTGCAAAGGCAAATGCACAATGAATTGTTGTTCCGCCATTCATTGATGGAACCCTGGATTCAAGCCAGAACAACATTGGATGGCTGGCAGACTCTGTCCACTAAATTCGCCGATCTGTCAGCAGCAGAGGGAGGACGCGTTCAGTATTGGGTTCTCAGTGATGACGCCAGGTTTCAGGTGGGCGGCCCCACTCCGGTCGGCGTCAATTTAGCTTCTTTGGATAACGGGTTCAGTAAAGTTGCAGGAGCCACAGAAGAGGCCTGTTCTCTGTTTCTGTTAATTACAGAAATTCCTGCTGCCGGTGAACGCCCCTCGTTGCGCTATGTGGTGACCATTGATTCTACGCCCTATATGGGGACGCTAAATGAATTTACCCGCACGCTGATTTTGATTACCGCTTTTGGTGTCTTTCTGGTAGCACTGTTGGGATACGCCATCGCCAGAATAGGGATGCGCCCGGTTAATCACCTTAGCGAGCAGGCCCACCAGCTTGCACCCGGAACGCCAGGTCAACGTCTGGATACCGCAACCCTGCCGGATGAGTTACAGAAGTTGGCAACGACGTTTAATGGTGTGCTTAAACGTCAGGAAGTGGCATGGCAACAATTAGAAAGTTTTAATGCAGATGTTGCTCATGAGTTAAGAACACCACTGACTAACCTTATTGGACAAACCCAACTGAGCCTGTCGCGAAAGCGTGAAGTTTACCAGCTTGAAGAGTTACTGGAATCCAATCTGGAAGAACTTGAGAGAATGACGTCGATCGTCAATGACATGCTTTTTCTTTCCCACGCGCAGGCAGGTGAACACGCCACTCAATTAACTAACGTCTCTTTACGTGAAGAGGCAATTAAAACTACTGAATATGTAGAGCCCTCTTTTGCAGAAAAAAATCTCACTATTCAGATAGAAGGTGATGTTATTGCTCATATTGATAAACGTCTGTTTCATCGCTCACTGGCAAACCTGTTGGAAAACAGCGCCCGTCATGCATTTCCAAATACCAACGTTAAAATAACGATCAGCCAGAAAGATGGATTCGCTGCTGTTGCCGTCACTAATATTGGCGATGCCATTGCTTCTGAACATTTAACTCGTCTGTTTGAACGTTTTTATCGCGTAGATTTATCACGCACCAGTAGCAGTACCCACCACGGACTGGGGCTTTCTATCGTTCGGGCAGTGGCATTAATGCATCAGGGGGATGTATTTGCCCATAGTCATGATGGTGTTAATACCTTTGGACTGACGCTGGCGATTAATCTGAGCTAA
- a CDS encoding carboxymuconolactone decarboxylase family protein codes for MKKIIMRSLICSALIFASSVTTYSYAQDAATQNKPPSRAQQLMGDIAPKMAQLTDDVLYADIWERPQLSKRDRSLITVSALVAMNRPDQLRSHLRLARQNGVTQEELIETITQLAFYSGWPNSVTAISIAKDVFKENK; via the coding sequence ATGAAAAAAATCATTATGCGTTCTTTAATCTGTAGCGCTTTAATCTTTGCCAGTTCAGTCACTACCTATTCCTACGCTCAGGATGCTGCTACTCAAAATAAACCCCCTTCCCGCGCACAGCAGCTAATGGGGGATATTGCGCCCAAAATGGCCCAGCTCACTGATGATGTGTTATATGCGGATATCTGGGAGCGCCCCCAGCTATCCAAAAGAGATCGGAGTCTGATCACCGTTAGTGCTTTAGTGGCGATGAATCGCCCCGACCAGTTGCGTTCACATCTTCGCCTCGCCCGTCAGAACGGAGTAACACAGGAAGAGCTAATTGAAACCATTACTCAACTGGCGTTCTATTCCGGCTGGCCGAATTCCGTCACCGCGATTTCAATAGCCAAAGATGTTTTTAAAGAAAATAAATAA
- a CDS encoding (R)-mandelonitrile lyase: MKKAIILALVVLSLPITVMATQNNVIISPAGSQPTTIGAADYFTGTAKVDSRFQRSSPARIGGGIVSFDAGARTAWHTHPLGQTLIVSSGTGWVQQSGNQAQQIKTGDIVWIPPGVKHWHGASATQPLVHIAISESLEGSSVTWMEKVTDSQYPD; this comes from the coding sequence ATGAAAAAAGCCATTATCCTTGCTCTTGTTGTCTTGTCGTTACCCATAACCGTTATGGCAACGCAGAATAACGTTATCATCAGCCCGGCAGGCTCTCAACCCACCACCATTGGCGCAGCAGATTATTTTACCGGTACGGCAAAAGTAGATTCTCGCTTTCAACGGAGTTCTCCCGCCAGAATTGGCGGCGGTATTGTGTCTTTTGATGCGGGAGCACGCACCGCCTGGCATACCCATCCCCTTGGCCAGACCCTGATTGTCTCCTCCGGAACCGGCTGGGTACAACAATCGGGCAACCAAGCTCAGCAAATTAAAACCGGTGACATAGTATGGATTCCACCCGGTGTTAAACACTGGCATGGCGCATCCGCCACTCAACCGCTGGTTCACATCGCCATATCCGAATCGCTGGAGGGAAGTAGCGTAACCTGGATGGAAAAAGTCACTGATAGCCAATATCCAGATTAA
- a CDS encoding DUF1937 family protein: protein MKLYFIACPYSDPNPEIVEQRFNQCTEVAAKLSLAGYAVYSQITMTHPINVVVSKQGKKISWTPIDEAYMARCDELIVLTLPGWDKSSGVAGEIEYFQSRGKQVWTYDEFVQEYDI from the coding sequence ATGAAGCTCTATTTTATTGCCTGCCCTTATTCAGACCCAAATCCGGAAATTGTTGAACAACGTTTTAACCAGTGCACTGAAGTCGCAGCGAAATTGTCATTAGCCGGGTATGCGGTATATAGCCAAATTACCATGACCCATCCAATTAATGTGGTAGTCAGTAAACAAGGCAAAAAGATTAGCTGGACGCCGATTGATGAAGCTTATATGGCACGTTGCGATGAGCTGATTGTACTGACGTTACCGGGCTGGGATAAAAGCAGTGGTGTAGCGGGAGAAATTGAATACTTTCAATCCCGCGGAAAGCAAGTATGGACATATGATGAGTTCGTGCAAGAGTATGATATATAG
- a CDS encoding DeoR/GlpR family DNA-binding transcription regulator, whose translation MAEGRSSNFRHQTILEQLSSNGQVFVHDLAEYFNVAQETIRRDLTKLESQKLLKKVHGGAVNIQSKFERNFSERAKVAIDEKKAIAVKAAGVIKSGDTLFIDFGSTTVEFSQSVKMINNLTVITNSPVIASIMQENPTIETILIGGQFIGSQYACLGAIALRNISELFADYAVIGVGAIDVNRGIMDQNVDEAAVARKMLENSDKLIALADSSKVNKHAINLVTGWEDVDILVTTSKDFKIADKRSAIKTKIILASTGSDAE comes from the coding sequence ATGGCTGAAGGACGTTCATCTAATTTCCGGCATCAAACGATTCTGGAACAGCTATCCTCTAACGGTCAGGTATTTGTTCACGATTTAGCTGAGTATTTTAATGTTGCGCAGGAAACCATCCGCCGCGATCTGACCAAGCTGGAGTCGCAAAAGTTACTGAAAAAAGTTCACGGCGGAGCGGTGAACATTCAGTCTAAATTTGAGCGAAATTTTTCTGAACGGGCCAAAGTGGCTATTGATGAAAAGAAAGCCATTGCGGTAAAAGCGGCGGGGGTGATTAAGTCAGGTGATACGCTGTTTATTGATTTTGGTTCAACCACGGTTGAATTCAGTCAAAGCGTCAAGATGATTAATAACCTGACCGTCATTACCAATTCCCCGGTAATTGCCAGCATTATGCAAGAGAACCCAACCATAGAGACCATCTTAATTGGTGGTCAATTTATTGGTTCTCAATATGCCTGTCTGGGGGCGATTGCCCTGAGAAATATCAGCGAGCTGTTTGCAGACTATGCGGTTATTGGTGTGGGGGCTATAGACGTGAATCGCGGCATCATGGATCAGAATGTTGATGAAGCGGCGGTAGCCAGAAAAATGCTGGAAAACAGCGATAAGCTTATTGCATTGGCGGACTCATCTAAAGTGAATAAACATGCGATTAATTTGGTTACCGGTTGGGAAGATGTCGATATTTTAGTCACTACCAGTAAAGATTTTAAGATTGCTGATAAACGTAGCGCAATTAAAACCAAAATTATTCTGGCTAGTACCGGAAGTGATGCGGAATAG
- a CDS encoding NAD(P)/FAD-dependent oxidoreductase, which translates to MRLNYDAIIIGSGPSGIAAATELKQQGINNIVILERESQAGGVPRHCQHPTFGLLSFKRPMKGGAFVEKILSLSAGVPVMTNTTVVEIRPEGKLLVSCDKGLVEMQAKRVLIATGARETPRHPRLVSGLRPQGVLTTGALQQFIYLNRQKPCRNPVIIGSEIVSFSAIWTLRNAGIKAKAMIESQSRITANRPLSLFPALMGVPLHLNSKLVEIGGLNRVEYVVIERNGQNERIECDAVIFTGEFTGENTLIRKSHLDFIANTGCPVVDTNGRCSDAAYYALGNMLHPADMGDQCYLEGKVIGEAVARDLHQVSGAAINRIVIQHDNHILFTAPGCVDKTAANSQFNLNIRVKQAISGQVTVTAGSTILYQGNHRCMPGRRIMLKNVNAELIPLNATEISVSIV; encoded by the coding sequence ATGAGACTGAATTATGATGCGATCATTATCGGCTCAGGACCTTCTGGTATTGCCGCCGCTACCGAATTAAAACAGCAAGGCATCAATAATATTGTGATTCTGGAACGTGAATCACAGGCGGGTGGCGTTCCCCGTCATTGTCAGCATCCAACCTTTGGTTTGTTGAGCTTTAAACGACCAATGAAAGGTGGCGCATTTGTAGAGAAGATTTTATCACTAAGCGCCGGAGTTCCGGTGATGACCAATACCACGGTGGTAGAGATTCGTCCGGAAGGAAAATTGCTGGTCTCCTGTGATAAAGGACTGGTTGAAATGCAGGCGAAGCGAGTATTGATTGCTACCGGCGCTCGTGAAACACCGCGTCACCCGCGTTTAGTTTCCGGGTTACGTCCACAGGGGGTATTAACAACCGGAGCACTACAGCAGTTTATCTACCTTAACCGCCAGAAACCTTGTCGTAATCCGGTGATTATCGGTAGCGAAATTGTCAGTTTTTCTGCCATTTGGACTTTACGAAATGCGGGCATTAAAGCCAAAGCGATGATTGAATCTCAATCGCGTATAACAGCCAATCGTCCTTTAAGCTTATTTCCTGCCCTGATGGGGGTTCCGCTGCATTTAAATAGCAAGTTGGTTGAGATTGGTGGATTAAACCGGGTGGAGTACGTCGTCATTGAGCGTAACGGTCAAAATGAACGCATTGAGTGTGATGCCGTTATCTTTACCGGAGAATTTACTGGTGAAAACACCCTGATTAGAAAGAGCCATCTCGATTTTATTGCCAATACCGGTTGCCCGGTGGTAGATACCAATGGACGCTGTTCTGACGCTGCTTACTATGCATTAGGTAATATGCTGCATCCTGCCGATATGGGAGATCAGTGTTATCTGGAGGGAAAAGTGATTGGTGAGGCGGTTGCCAGAGATCTGCATCAGGTGAGTGGAGCGGCGATAAATCGCATTGTAATCCAACACGATAACCACATTTTGTTTACTGCACCGGGTTGTGTGGACAAAACGGCAGCCAATAGCCAGTTTAATTTGAATATTCGGGTGAAACAGGCGATCAGTGGACAGGTCACGGTAACAGCGGGGAGTACCATTTTGTATCAGGGAAATCACCGCTGTATGCCGGGTCGTCGAATCATGCTGAAAAATGTGAACGCTGAATTGATACCGCTAAACGCTACAGAAATTAGCGTGAGTATCGTATAG